A stretch of Megalobrama amblycephala isolate DHTTF-2021 linkage group LG14, ASM1881202v1, whole genome shotgun sequence DNA encodes these proteins:
- the ccnc gene encoding cyclin-C: MAGNFWQSSHYLQWVLDKQDLMKERQKDLKFLTEEEYWKLQIFFANVIQALGEHLKLRQQVIATATVYFKRFYARYSLKSIDPVLMAPTCVFLASKVEEFGVVSNTRLISAATSVLKTRFSYAFPKEFPFRMNHILECEFYLLELMDCCLIVYHPYRPLLQYVQDMGQEDMLLPLAWRIVNDTYRTDLCLLYPPFMIALACLHVACVVQQKDARQWFAELSVDMEKILEIIRVILKLYDQWKNFDDRKEMAAVLNKVPKPKPPPNSETDQSSNGSQNSSYSQS, encoded by the exons ATGGCAGGGAACTTCTGGCAGAGTTCACATTA CCTACAGTGGGTTCTGGACAAACAGGATCTGATGAAGGAGAGACAGAAAGATCTCAAGTTCCTCACAGAAGAGGAGTACTGGAAGCTACAGATATTTTTTGCCAATG TGATTCAAGCCTTGGGAGAACACTTGAAACTCAGGCAGCAGGTCATCGCCACAGCAACTGTCTACTTTAAGCGCTTCTACGCCAG GTACTCTCTGAAGAGCATAGACCCTGTGCTGATGGCCCCTACATGTGTGTTTCTGGCCTCTAAAGTAGAG GAATTTGGTGTTGTTTCGAACACACGCCTTATTTCAGCAGCAACGTCTGTGT tgaaaacaagGTTCTCTTATGCCTTTCCAAAGGAGTTTCCCTTCAGAATGAATCAT ATCTTGGAGTGTGAATTCTACTTACTGGAGCTCATG gaCTGCTGTCTGATCGTGTACCACCCTTACAGGCCGTTACTGCAGTATGTGCAAGACATGGGTCAGGAGGACATGCTGCTGCCGCTGGCTTG GAGGATAGTGAATGACACCTACAGAACGGACCTGTGTCTGCTTTATCCTCCATTTATGATTGCACTTG CCTGTCTGCATGTGGCATGTGTGGTACAGCAGAAAGATGCCAGGCAGTGGTTTGCTGAGCTGTCTGTCGACATGGAGAAG ATCCTGGAGATCATCAGGGTGATACTGAAACTCTATGACCAGTGGAAGAACTTTGATGATAGAAAGGAAATGGCTGCTGTGCTCAACAAGGTGCCCAAACCCAAACCCCCTCCTAACAG CGAGACTGACCAGAGCTCAAACGGGAGTCAAAACAGCTCCTACAGTCAGTCCTAG